The genome window CGCTTGTGCGGGCCCCCGTCAATTCCTTTGAGTTTCACCCTTGCGGGCGTACTCCCCAGGTGGAATACTTAACGCTTTCGCTTTGACGCTAACTGTATATCGCTAACATCGAGTATTCATCGTTTAGGGCGTGGACTACCAGGGTATCTAATCCTGTTTGATCCCCACGCTTTCGTGCCTCAGCGTCAATCATACCATAGTAAGCTGCCTTCGCAATTGGTGTTCTGTGACATATCTATGCATTTCACCGCTACTTGTCACATTCCGCCTACCTCTAGTACATTCAAGCCCATCAGTATCAAGGGCACTGCGATAGTTGAGCTACCGTCTTTCACCCCTGACTTAACAGGCCGCCTACGCACCCTTTAAACCCAATAAATCCGGATAACGCTTGGATCCTCCGTATTACCGCGGCTGCTGGCACGGAGTTAGCCGATCCTTATTCTTACCGTACATTCAGCTCATTATACATAATGAGGTTTATTCCGGTACAAAAGCAGTTTACAACCCGTAGGGCCGTCTTCCTGCACGCGGCATGGCTGGTTCAGGCTTCCGCCCATTGACCAATATTCCTTACTGCTGCCTCCCGTAGGAGTCTGGTCCGTGTCTCAGTACCAGTGTGGGGGGTCATCCTCTCAGATCCCCTAAACATCGTAGCCTTGGTAAGCCATTACCTTACCAACTAGCTAATGTTCCGCATGCCCATCCTTATCCTATAAATATTTGATTATTCCCTGATGCCAGGGTAAAATGTTATGCGGGCTTAATCTCTCTTTCGAGAGGCTATCCCCCTGATAAGGGTAGGTTACATACGTGTTACGCACCCGTGCGCCACTCTCATGGAAAGCAAGCTCTCCAATCCCGTCCGACTTGCATGTATTAGGCCTGCCGCTAGCGTTCATCCTGAGCCAGGATCAAACTCTCCATTGTAAAATGTTTTGTTTGTTCACTGACCCTATTATTAATAATAGAATCTGTATATAATTATCTTTATACAGTATCCCTCTTTCTCTCTTCGTCTCATAACAGTGTGTTACCGTTACGCTACATGATTATCCAGTATCTTATAAGAACTTGCCGCCTTTCTGTCTCAGTCAGGCTATATGCTTTCGCAGCTTCCGCTGCTTAACTTTTCACTTTTTATCGGTCCGGAAATCGCTTCCTTCCCTGCCTTCCACTCCCGGAATCACTTCCTTCTTTTTTCGGCTCTTTCGCCCCTTTCTTTTGGGACTGCAAAGGTATAAACCTTTTTTATTCTGGCAAACTTTATTTCGTTTTTATTTTGTCGCCCTTTTCTTTCCCCGCTCTCCCCCTTTTTCCTTCCTCGTTTGCGGGCTGCAAAGATGTGACTTTTTTTATTACTTGTCAAGAGATTTCTTGAAAAAAATCTAAACTTTTATCCCTCCTTCAGCATCCCTTAACACATTAAAAACATAACACTTTGTAAATCAATTGAAAGAATAAGCAGTTAAACCTTAATACTTATATATTATTAATTTCGTCATGAATAAAATACAGCTTGCATGCCTTATTTTTAAGGATAAGTGCATTCTTCTTTTAAATTTTGTGTTATATAATCGTGAAACGAATTAAAAAAAACTGAAATTACATCCTGTTTACCAGGCCAGGTATCTTCAGAAATTAAAAAAGCACCAAAATTAAAAGCATCTTATGGAAAGCGGAGGTAATAATTACTTATCAAGTGTTAAAAAACAGTTTCATTATTATCACAATTTGGCTGACCGCGCTATTGAAAAGCTATCCGACGAACAAATACACTGGCAATACAACACAGAATCGAATAGTATCGCTATTATAATGAAACATGTCGCGGGCAACTCTATCTCGCGGTGGACTGATTTTTTAACCACCGACGGTGAAAAACAATCGCGCAATCGTGATATGGAATTTGAAGATAACCTTACCTCAAAAGAGAAACTGTTGGCTTTATGGCAAAAAGGATGGCAATGTATATATAATAGTATAGACGAACTTACCAGCGAGGATCTTATGCATACTATATATATACGGGGGGAAGCGCATACCGTAATTGAAGCTATCAATCGCCAGCTGGCACACCTCCCCTACCATGTAGGACAGATGGTATATATCGCTAAAATGATTTCCGCAGAAAATTGGACTTCGCTTACTATCCCGAAAGGAGAATCAAATGCATTTAACGCAAAAATCAGTAAAAAGCAACCCTAGTTTGTTGAATGCCTTAAAGTATCCCGCGCTCACTGTTAAAAGATGTTAAATCATACCCATATATATAGTGCAGGCAAAACAAGCGTCATATATTAGCCGGTAATTACCCGTGCCCCGCCCGTTACCTGCCTCAAGGGGCAATATTGCCGGGGGCAGGGGCTATATAAATAAATAATTGACTGATTTATAATATTCAACTATCTTTGCAAAATGTTTAAAAAACAACTAACGTTATTAGCCGGTGTATTTGCTGTATTAATGATTATACTGGGCAGTTGTAAAAGTAAATATGAAAAACTGAAGGCCAGTAACGATAATGCCAAAAAATACTCGGAAGCTATTAAATTATATAATAAAAGAGAGTACACTAAAGCGTTAGGTTTATTTGATGACCTAACGGTACGTTACCGCGGTCATGAAGGTGCCGAGGACCTGTTTTATTATAATGCTTATGCAAATTATAAACTAAAAGACTATACCGCAGCAGGCTATCACTTTAAATCATTTGCCGATACTTATCCTTCAAGCCCAAGGGCTGAGGAGTGCCGGTTTATGTACGCTTACTGTTTATACCTTGATTCACCGATATTTTCGCTTGACCAGGCAAATACCAGCAAAGCTATTGATGGTTTACAGCTATTTATAAACCTGTACCCTAAAAGTGACCGTGTTGCTGAAGCCAGCAAACTGATACAGACCCTGCGCGATAAACTTGAAACGAAATCATATTCAAACGCCAAGCTTTATTTAACCATTGGTGATTACCAGGCTGCAGTTATTGCTTTTAACAACACCTTACGTGATTACCCTGATACGAAATTTGCTGAAGAGCTTGAATATTTAACCATTGAAGCACAATACCAGTATGCAAAGCACAGCAGCGAGTTTTACCAGGAAGACCGTTTTGGACTAACGATGACCTACGCAGACCAGTTTGCTGAGAAATATCCAAAAAGCAAGTTTGTACCTGACGCAAACAGGTATAAAAAATACAGCCAGGACGGCATAGCTAATACCAAAAGGGTACTTGCTGAAGCGCAAAACAACGAGAAGTTGTTTAGAAAAATCTCCAAAAAAGATTCTGTAAAAACGCAGCCCCCTTCTGAAAAAGGAAACGACGATAAAAAGATCCCAAATTAAAAAGATATGAACGCTAATAACAATACAGTTACAAAGCCTGCTGTTGCAAGCAGCACAGTAACCCGCGATTTACGTGAGTTAGATGTAAAAACCGACAATATTTATGAGTCGCTTGTAATTATGTCAAAAAGAGCTAACCAGATCTCGAACAATGTAAAAGAAGAATTGCA of Mucilaginibacter xinganensis contains these proteins:
- a CDS encoding DUF1572 family protein, which encodes MESGGNNYLSSVKKQFHYYHNLADRAIEKLSDEQIHWQYNTESNSIAIIMKHVAGNSISRWTDFLTTDGEKQSRNRDMEFEDNLTSKEKLLALWQKGWQCIYNSIDELTSEDLMHTIYIRGEAHTVIEAINRQLAHLPYHVGQMVYIAKMISAENWTSLTIPKGESNAFNAKISKKQP
- a CDS encoding outer membrane protein assembly factor BamD — encoded protein: MFKKQLTLLAGVFAVLMIILGSCKSKYEKLKASNDNAKKYSEAIKLYNKREYTKALGLFDDLTVRYRGHEGAEDLFYYNAYANYKLKDYTAAGYHFKSFADTYPSSPRAEECRFMYAYCLYLDSPIFSLDQANTSKAIDGLQLFINLYPKSDRVAEASKLIQTLRDKLETKSYSNAKLYLTIGDYQAAVIAFNNTLRDYPDTKFAEELEYLTIEAQYQYAKHSSEFYQEDRFGLTMTYADQFAEKYPKSKFVPDANRYKKYSQDGIANTKRVLAEAQNNEKLFRKISKKDSVKTQPPSEKGNDDKKIPN